The following are encoded in a window of Clostridiaceae bacterium genomic DNA:
- a CDS encoding cation transporter, with protein MDRFKLTRNIAITGISANIVLMIIKLVIGFVSNSRSMIADGFNSAGDVFASVMTYAGNKIASKPEDKQHPYGHGKAEYIFSMIISFSLLVVSYKSLSGSVSSIIQKNVFNFSWWLVAVAVATILIKTCLFLYTRHAGRREDNLLIIANSEDHRNDILITLSTLLSIIFGVYNIYWLDGIVGIGISLWIAYTGIRIFLSSYNVLMDTTIDKVMEEKIINIISLVEGVDHIDSISAKPVGVNYILIVKVSVHGDMSVNSSHTVAARIKHNLKTLKNVSDVVVHVNPV; from the coding sequence ATGGATCGTTTTAAATTGACCAGGAATATAGCTATTACAGGAATATCAGCGAATATTGTATTGATGATTATTAAGCTGGTTATAGGATTTGTCAGCAACAGCCGGTCTATGATTGCCGATGGTTTTAATAGTGCTGGTGACGTATTTGCTTCAGTAATGACTTATGCAGGAAACAAAATAGCCAGTAAACCGGAAGATAAACAACACCCTTATGGACATGGTAAAGCAGAGTATATTTTCTCCATGATAATAAGTTTTTCATTGCTTGTTGTTTCCTATAAAAGCTTGTCAGGATCTGTAAGTTCAATAATACAAAAAAATGTTTTTAACTTTTCCTGGTGGCTGGTAGCTGTGGCTGTAGCTACTATATTGATAAAAACATGCCTGTTCCTTTATACCAGGCATGCCGGCCGGCGCGAAGACAATTTACTTATCATCGCAAATTCTGAAGACCACAGGAATGACATTTTAATTACTCTCTCAACCCTTTTAAGCATTATTTTTGGAGTATATAATATATATTGGCTTGACGGTATAGTTGGTATAGGAATATCCCTTTGGATAGCTTATACAGGTATAAGAATTTTCCTCAGTTCCTATAATGTCCTTATGGATACAACTATTGATAAAGTAATGGAAGAGAAAATAATTAATATTATAAGCCTGGTTGAAGGCGTGGACCATATAGACAGCATATCGGCAAAGCCAGTTGGTGTTAATTATATTTTAATAGTAAAAGTATCCGTTCACGGTGACATGTCTGTAAATAGCAGTCATACAGTTGCAGCCCGCATAAAGCATAATCTAAAAACCCTTAAGAATGTAAGCGATGTTGTAGTGCATGTGAATCCGGTGTAA